A segment of the Nitrosopumilaceae archaeon genome:
ACTTCAAGGCCTGCATCGATTACACCTTTCAATGCTGCTGCCATTCTTTGTGTGTATTTTCTTGTGCCGCTGTAAAGAACCGCGGCTTTTACTCCTTTACCAAGAGCCTTTTTTCCCGCAAGATATCCTGTCAGATAAGCTGCCGGAATATTTTTTCTAGAACCTTTCCAGCCCTTACCTAAAAGATATCTAGAATGTGCTGATGCCAAGACCTTATCACCTTGCATTTCTGGTTTATGAATTTGAACTAGAGTGTTTTCACTTGAAATTTGAACTGTGATATAGTCTCTCCTACCCATTAGAAGATGTTTTCTTTTTCTATAGTTGGTCTTCTCTTCCCTTAATCTGCGTAATATTTGCGAATATACCATTCTACTAATACCTCTTTTACAAAAAATTTCGGTAAAGCTCTTATAAACGTTAGACTTGGAGCAATGCAACCATCAGCGCCTTTTGGGCGTGTAATCTGTTTTCAGCTTCATCCCAAACAACTGATTGTCGTCCGTCAATTACAGAGCTTGTTACTTCTTGTCCACGTTTTGCTGGAAGGCAATGTAAAAAGATTGCATGTGGATCAGCTTTTTTCATGAGATCAGAGTTTACCTGAAACTTTGGAAGAAAATCCTTTGTTCTGTCAGTTGCCTGGTGATGTATTGATACAAATGTATCAGTAACAACCACATCTGCATTTTTTACAGCTGATAACGGATCATTTAGTAGTTTAATGTCAACCAACTCTTTTGATTCTTTGATAACTTTGGAATCTGGGGCGTATCCTTTAGGAGTTGCAATATTAATATCAATTCCAGATTTAGCACATCCATAGATCATTGAATTACAAACGTTGTTACCATCTCCAACCCAAGCAAGCTTTAGACCTGCAAGTTTTTTCTTCTTTTCTTTTATTGTCATAAGGTCTGCTAGGATTTGACAAGGATGGAAGGAGTCAGATAGTCCATTTATTACTGAAATGGTTGAGTTTTTTGCAAGAATTTCTATTTCTTCATGTGAGTATACACGTGCCATCATGATGTCAACATAACGTGAGAGTGTTTTTGATGTATCTTCAATTGTTTCTCCTCGTGCAAGTTGCAATTCATCTGATGTTAGGCTCAGTGCATGGCCGCCTAGTTGGAACATGCCAGTTTCAAAGCTAACGCGTGTACGTGTAGATGGTTTTTGAAATATCATTGCAAGTGTTTTATTTTTCAAAAGTGGTTTGCAAATTCCTGCCTTGAGATCTTTTTTTAGTTTCATAGCATCGTCTAGGATTCCCGCTAGCTCATTTTTGCCAAGTTCATTTAATGTTAAGAGGTCTTTAGTTTTTAATTTCATTTCTTTCCCCATCCAAATAAGGAGTGCTTCTTTTTAGGTTTAACATCTTCTTGTTTCATCGTTTTTTCTTCTATTTCTTTATCTAT
Coding sequences within it:
- a CDS encoding 50S ribosomal protein L18, with amino-acid sequence MVYSQILRRLREEKTNYRKRKHLLMGRRDYITVQISSENTLVQIHKPEMQGDKVLASAHSRYLLGKGWKGSRKNIPAAYLTGYLAGKKALGKGVKAAVLYSGTRKYTQRMAAALKGVIDAGLEVPADSETFPNEERISGKHLKVQNEINKVKSAIDVEVKTK
- the argF gene encoding ornithine carbamoyltransferase codes for the protein MKLKTKDLLTLNELGKNELAGILDDAMKLKKDLKAGICKPLLKNKTLAMIFQKPSTRTRVSFETGMFQLGGHALSLTSDELQLARGETIEDTSKTLSRYVDIMMARVYSHEEIEILAKNSTISVINGLSDSFHPCQILADLMTIKEKKKKLAGLKLAWVGDGNNVCNSMIYGCAKSGIDINIATPKGYAPDSKVIKESKELVDIKLLNDPLSAVKNADVVVTDTFVSIHHQATDRTKDFLPKFQVNSDLMKKADPHAIFLHCLPAKRGQEVTSSVIDGRQSVVWDEAENRLHAQKALMVALLQV